Sequence from the Microbacterium sp. AZCO genome:
CTGGTCGGCAGGGGAGGGATGCCGCGCCCGGCCGGAGCCCCCGCGCACGGTTCTAGGCTGGTGAAGTGACCCCCGAGCCCTCCCGCGAGACCGCCCTGGGTGGGGTGTACGCCTTCACCGCGTACGTCATGTGGGGCTTCCTGCCCCTCTACTTCCTGCTGCTCGCGCCGACGGGCCCGTTCGAGGTCGTCGCATGGCGCATCCTGCTCTCGCTCGTCTTCTGCGCCCTCCTGCTGACGGTCACGCGGACGTGGCCGAAGCTCATCGCGATCCTGCGCAACCGCCGGCTCGTGGTGTGGACGATGGTGGCGGGCGCCCTCATCTACGTCAACTGGCAGGTCTTCCTCATCGCGACCCTCACGGGGCACGTGGTCGAGACGAGCCTCGGATACTTCATCAACCCGATCGTGACGGTGCTGCTGGGTGTGGCGGTGCTGCACGAGCGGCTGCGCATCACTCAGTGGGTCGCGCTCGGGATCGCGGCATCCGCCGTCATCGTGATCATGGTGGGCTATCAGTCGTTCCCCTGGATCGCGCTGTCCCTCGCCTTCAGCTTCGGCCTCTACGGCCTCGTGAAGAAGCAGATCGGCCCCTCGGTGGACGCGATCAGCGGCCTCACCCTCGAGTCGCTGTGGCTCACCCCGATCGCCGTCATCCAGCTCATCGTCGTCGCCGCGACGGCGGGGCTCTCGATGGGCCAGGGCACGCCGCTGCACACGGTGCTCCTGAGCCTCGCGGGCGTCGTCACGGCCGTGCCGCTCCTCCTCTTCGCCGCCGGCGCGCGCCGCGCGCCCTTGACGCTCATCGGCATCCTGCAGTTCGCGGCGCCGATCCTGCAGTTCGTCATCGGCGTGTGGCTGCTTGGCGAGCCGATGCCGCCCGAGCGCTGGATCGGCTTCGCGCTCGTCTGGGTCGCGCTCATCCTCCTGACCGTCGACTCGGTCGTCGCGGCTCGCCGCGCCCGCACCTCGCGCGTCGTCGAGGATGCGCCGTCCGACGTCGCCGAGCTGACCTGACCCCTCGCCGCAGCGTCGGAGATCTGCGCGCCGTCGGATGCCTCACGGCGTGTCGGTCCGACGTTGCGAGGATCTCGCACCGCGTGGTGCGTCCGCAG
This genomic interval carries:
- the rarD gene encoding EamA family transporter RarD, whose amino-acid sequence is MTPEPSRETALGGVYAFTAYVMWGFLPLYFLLLAPTGPFEVVAWRILLSLVFCALLLTVTRTWPKLIAILRNRRLVVWTMVAGALIYVNWQVFLIATLTGHVVETSLGYFINPIVTVLLGVAVLHERLRITQWVALGIAASAVIVIMVGYQSFPWIALSLAFSFGLYGLVKKQIGPSVDAISGLTLESLWLTPIAVIQLIVVAATAGLSMGQGTPLHTVLLSLAGVVTAVPLLLFAAGARRAPLTLIGILQFAAPILQFVIGVWLLGEPMPPERWIGFALVWVALILLTVDSVVAARRARTSRVVEDAPSDVAELT